The DNA window GTTCACGCCCCGGCGCCGGCACGGCTTCGAGTCGCTGCAGGCGGCCGGCCCGACGCAGGTGCTCTGGGTGCTCTCACCCGCGCTGCCCGACTCCGAGGAGAGCCGCCGATGACCTCCGCCGTCCCTGTCGCCGTCCGCGAGGGCGAGGAGCCGCAGAAGCCGCTCACGATGTTCGGGCCGGACTTCCCCTTCCCCTACGACGACTACCTCGCCCACCCCGCTGGTCTCGGCTCGGTGCCGGAGGCGGAGTACGGCGCCGAGGTCGCGGTCATCGGCGGTGGGCTCTCGGGCATCGTCACCGCCTACGAGCTGATGAGGATGGGGCTGAAGCCGGTCGTCTACGAGGCCGACCAGATCGGCGGGCGCCTGCGCAGCGTGGGCTTCGAGGGTCACCCGGGCGTCGTCGCCGAGATGGGGGCGATGCGCTTCCCGCCCTCCTCCACCGGCTTCTTCCACTACGTCGACGCGCTCGGGCTGTCGACGACCCGCTTCCCCAACCCGCTCGACCCGGCGACGCCGAGCACGGTCATCGACCTCAAGGGCGTCACCCACTACGCGCGCACGCTCGACGAGCTGCCCGACGTCTACCGCGAGGTCGCCGACGCCTGGCACGACACGCTCGTCGCGCAGGCCCGCTCCGACGAGATGCAGGCGGCGATGCGGCGCCGCGACGTGCCGGCCATCAAGGCGATCTGGGACGAGCTGGTGGAACGCCTGGACAACCAGACGTTCTACGGCTTCCTCTGCGACTCGCCCGCCTTCGCGTCGTTCCGACGGCGGGAGATCTTCGGCCAGGTCGGCTTCGGCACCGGCGGCTGGGACACCGACTTCCCCAACTCGATCCTCGAGATCCTGCGAGTGGTCTACACAGGTGCTGACGATGACCACCGCAGCATCGTCGGCGGCTGCCAGCAGGTGCCGGAGCTGCTGTGGTCTGCTTCGCCTTCGGGGATGCCGCACTGGCCCGAGGGCACGTCGCTGGCGTCCCTGCACCGTGA is part of the Motilibacter peucedani genome and encodes:
- a CDS encoding flavin monoamine oxidase family protein gives rise to the protein MTSAVPVAVREGEEPQKPLTMFGPDFPFPYDDYLAHPAGLGSVPEAEYGAEVAVIGGGLSGIVTAYELMRMGLKPVVYEADQIGGRLRSVGFEGHPGVVAEMGAMRFPPSSTGFFHYVDALGLSTTRFPNPLDPATPSTVIDLKGVTHYARTLDELPDVYREVADAWHDTLVAQARSDEMQAAMRRRDVPAIKAIWDELVERLDNQTFYGFLCDSPAFASFRRREIFGQVGFGTGGWDTDFPNSILEILRVVYTGADDDHRSIVGGCQQVPELLWSASPSGMPHWPEGTSLASLHRDGRPRPAVTHLRRTAPNNITVTDASGEIRTYPAAVFTAQSWMLLSRIECDETLFPSDHWTAIERTHYMGSSKLFLLVDRPFWLDKDPVTGRDTMSMTLTDRMTRGTYLLDNGPDRPGVICLSYTWSDDSLKWVPLSTEERLEVMLKSLSQIYPGVDIRRHVIATPVTVSWETEPDFMGAFKANLPGHYRYQERLYTHFVQDALPEVYRGLFLAGDDISWTAGWAEGAVQTAINAVWGVMHHFGGSTDPANPGPGDRFDELAPLRFPDE